The sequence below is a genomic window from Arthrobacter sp. U41.
TCACGGCACCGGCGTCGCAGAGCCGGGTGACTTCCCGCGGGCTGATGCCGCCTTCCGGACCGACGATCAGCAGCACCTCACACCCCCCGTCTGCTCCGTCACCGGCCGGCCGGGCGGCCTGCCAGGCCTCGAGCGCCTGCCGCAGCGGACGTACGGCATCCTCGTGCAGGATGACGGCGAGATCGGCGGCAGCCACTGCCGCCTGCAGACCGGCGCCGTCGACGGCGGACCGGACCTCCGGGATCCAGGCCCGGCGGGCCTGCTTGGCGGCCGCCGTGACGACGGACTGCCACTTGGCGTGGGCCTTGGCCGCACGTTCGGCCTTCCAGCGGACAATCGAGCGTTCGGCCTGCCAGGGGATGACGGCGTCGATTCCGAGCTCGGTCGCTGTTTCGGCGGCGAGCTCGTCCCGGTCCCCTTTGGCGAGGGCCTGGACCAGGACGAGCCGGACCTCGGGCCGGGGCTCGGCGGAGAGTCCGGAGCATTCCACCGTCAGCTCGTTGGGCGCGACGGCGGCGACGGTGCCGCTAAGCCGCTTGCCGGCGCCGTCGGCGATGTCAAGGCGCTCCCCCACGCCAAGGCGCTTCACCGTGACGGCGTGCCGGGCTTCGGGCCCGTCAAGGACGAAGACGGCCCCGGGGGCCAGCCCGTCCAGGGTTCCGGGGGGAGTGAAAAAGACCGGGTTGCTCACTGCTACAGGTTACCGAGCCTGTCCCGAAGCTTTGAGAAGACCCCGCCGCTCGCGGCGAGTTTTCCCTCGGTGAACTGTTCGCCGCGCAGCTTCGCGAGCTGGCGGAGCAGCTCCTCCTGGGCGGCGTCGAGTTTGGCGGGCGTGTCCACCTGCAGGTGGACCTTGAGGTCGCCACGGCCGTAGCCGCGCAGGTGGGTGACGCCCAGCCCGCGGAGGGTGATGACCTCGCCGGACTGGGTGCCGGCCTTGACGTCGATTTCCTGCCGGCCGTCGAAGGTGTCGAGGGTGAGCTCGGTGCCCAGGGCTGCGGCTGTCATGGGGATGTTGAGGCTGGCGTGCAGGTCATCGCCGTCGCGCACGTAGGTGGCGTCGTTGTTGACCCGGATCTCCACGTAGAGATCGCCCGCGGGTCCGCCGGCGGGTCCGGCCTCGCCCTGGCCGGAGAGCTGGATGCGGGTGCCGGTGGCGACGCCGGCGGGGACCTTGACCGTCAGGGAGCGGCGGCTGCGGATGCGGCCCTGGCCGGCGCATTCGTTGCAGGGGTCCTTGATCACGGTGCCGAAGCCCCCGCAGGAACCGCAGGGGGCGGCGGTCATGACCTGGCCGAGGATGGAGCGAACGGCGCGCTGGACCTGGCCGCTGCCGCCGCAGATGTCGCAGCGCTCCGGGTGGCTGCCTTCACGGCAGCAGGAGCCCTCACAGGTGGGGCAGGTGACGGCAGTTTCGACTTCGAGTTTTTTGTTGACGCCGAAGACGGCGTCGCGGAGCTCGATCCGGACGCTGATCATGGCGTCCTGGCCGCGGCGGACCCGGGAGGCCGGCCCGGCCTGGCCGCCGGCGCCGAAGAAGGTTTCGAAAATATCCTGGAACGCGAAGCCCTGGCCGGAGTAGCTGCCGCCGCCGAATCCGTTGTCGGTGCCGTTCTCGTTGCCCGTGGTGTCGTAGATCCTGCGCTTCTGCGGATCGGACAACACCTCGTAGGCGTGTGTGACGGCCTTGAAACGGTCCGAGGCGTCATCCCCGGGATTAACATCCGGGTGGAGGTTCCGTGCCAGTTTGCGGTAGGCCTTCTTGATCTCTTCGCCCGTGGCTTCGCGGGAGACTCCAAGAACGTCGTAGTGGCTGCTCAAAATTTGTATCTCTTCCTGGTTGTACTGCCGGTTAGTGGCAAGAAGTCTTTGGGGGTTGAACCTCCGGTGTGCCTGTTGGTGCCGGAGGCCTGGCCGCGGTCCGTCAGGGGCCGATAATCCTGGACAGATAGCGGGCGACGGCCCGGACGGCGGCCATCGTGGTCGGATAGTCCATCCGGGTGGGGCCCAGGACACCGACCTTTGCGGTGGCGTCCGGGCCGTAGCCGGTTGCCACCACCGAGGCCTCAGCGAGCCCGTCGTAGGGGTTCTCCCGGCCGATGCTGACGGTCACGCCCCGCGGGTCCGCGGCCATGTCCCCC
It includes:
- a CDS encoding 16S rRNA (uracil(1498)-N(3))-methyltransferase, producing the protein MSNPVFFTPPGTLDGLAPGAVFVLDGPEARHAVTVKRLGVGERLDIADGAGKRLSGTVAAVAPNELTVECSGLSAEPRPEVRLVLVQALAKGDRDELAAETATELGIDAVIPWQAERSIVRWKAERAAKAHAKWQSVVTAAAKQARRAWIPEVRSAVDGAGLQAAVAAADLAVILHEDAVRPLRQALEAWQAARPAGDGADGGCEVLLIVGPEGGISPREVTRLCDAGAVTALLGHHVLRSSTAGPAATVLASDILGRW
- the dnaJ gene encoding molecular chaperone DnaJ; its protein translation is MSSHYDVLGVSREATGEEIKKAYRKLARNLHPDVNPGDDASDRFKAVTHAYEVLSDPQKRRIYDTTGNENGTDNGFGGGSYSGQGFAFQDIFETFFGAGGQAGPASRVRRGQDAMISVRIELRDAVFGVNKKLEVETAVTCPTCEGSCCREGSHPERCDICGGSGQVQRAVRSILGQVMTAAPCGSCGGFGTVIKDPCNECAGQGRIRSRRSLTVKVPAGVATGTRIQLSGQGEAGPAGGPAGDLYVEIRVNNDATYVRDGDDLHASLNIPMTAAALGTELTLDTFDGRQEIDVKAGTQSGEVITLRGLGVTHLRGYGRGDLKVHLQVDTPAKLDAAQEELLRQLAKLRGEQFTEGKLAASGGVFSKLRDRLGNL